The proteins below come from a single Periophthalmus magnuspinnatus isolate fPerMag1 chromosome 7, fPerMag1.2.pri, whole genome shotgun sequence genomic window:
- the nr4a1 gene encoding nuclear receptor subfamily 4 group A member 1: MTCVHPQLVPSPYDHNMFSAELSEFMSRISPDTCSPQDALPSPCLPAINSLMQPDFETYSCQFTTSSAPAPLNAPLVSDTPFKLEDLQVFRCYPGVPVGYPKEAMSPVGSDYYSSPASTSTPSTPGYLTQSVSFWDSAFDPYSPSLGYWGVEDTTTSHTPSFFTFAPESIEQFSQSFGQSHHNVQDHEAFCLPHSHSASMTYPAMAIEQCSLDGTEQQEESSSPKMKNPNEGSCAVCGDNASCQHYGVRTCEGCKGFFKRTVQKNSKYVCLANKDCPVDKRRRNRCQFCRFQKCLAVGMVKEVVRTDSLKGRRGRLPSKPKVVPDPPMAPSPVNMIASLVRAHIDSNPSVGNLDHSKYDDSDTAPPTKVEPKHVQQFYTLLSSSLEAIQTWAQRIPGFTEFCLEDQELLLESAFVELFILRLAFRSNPDTGKLVFCSGLVLHKTQCVTAFGDWIDSILEFSQSLHRMKLDVSSFSCLAALVIITDRLGLRESKRMEDLQNQLISCLKDHVSTCGLSLPPGHLSRLLGKLPELRTLCIQGLQRIFYLKLEELVPPPPIIEKIFMDTLTF, from the exons ATGACTTGTGTGCACCCTCAGCTTGTCCCATCTCCTTACGACCACAACATGTTCAGCGCAGAGCTTTCTGAATTTATGTCTCGAATTTCACCGGACACATGCAGTCCCCAAGACGCCCTCCCCTCTCCATGTTTACCTGCTATCAACTCTTTGATGCAACCCGACTTTGAGACCTACTCGTGCCAGTTCACCACCAGTTCTGCCCCTGCCCCTCTAAATGCCCCATTAGTCAGCGATACCCCATTTAAACTAGAAGATCTTCAGGTTTTTCGATGCTATCCTGGTGTTCCGGTGGGTTATCCCAAAGAAGCAATGTCTCCGGTTGGTTCTGACTATTACAGTAGCCCTGCCTCCACTTCCACCCCCTCCACGCCAGGTTATTTGACACAATCAGTCTCGTTTTGGGATTCAGCATTTGACCCGTACTCACCCAGTCTGGGATACTGGGGGGtagaggacacaacaacatcgcacacaccttcatttttcaCTTTCGCTCCAGAGTCGATTGAGCAGTTTTCCCAAAGTTTTGGGCAATCCCATCACAATGTCCAAGATCATGAGGCGTTTTGTTTACCCCATTCTCACAGTGCATCTATGACGTATCCTGCTATGGCGATAGAGCAATGTAGCCTAGATGGCACCGAGCAGCAAGAAGAAAGCTCCTCTCCCAAAATGAAAAACCCAAATGAAGGTTCGTGTGCAGTTTGTGGAGACAATGCTTCCTGTCAGCACTACGGAGTACGCACCTGTGAGGGATGCAAAGGTTTTTTCAAG AGGACCGTACAGAAGAACTCCAAATACGTGTGTCTGGCCAATAAGGACTGCCCtgtggacaagaggaggagaaaccgCTGCCAGTTCTGTCGCTTTCAAAAGTGTCTCGCCGTTGGAATGGTTAAAGAAG TGGTGAGAACAGACAGTTTAAAAGGTCGAAGAGGTAGACTTCCTTCAAAGCCCAAAGTGGTTCCAGACCCCCCCATGGCCCCCTCTCCTGTGAACATGATCGCATCACTCGTCAGAGCGCACATCGACTCCAACCCCAGCGTCGGGAACCTTGACCATTCCAAG TACGATGACAGcgacacagcgccccctaccaaAGTAGAGCCCAAACACGTGCAGCAGTTCTACACCCTCCTCAGCTCGTCTCTGGAGGCGATCCAGACCTGGGCCCAAAGGATCCCGGGATTCACAGAGTTCTGTCTTGAAGACCAAGAGTTGCTCCTGGAGTCTGCCTTTGTAGAGCTATTCATCTTACGCCTGGCTTTTCG GTCAAACCCAGACACAGGAAAGCTGGTGTTCTGTAGTGGACTGGTGCTTCATAAAACGCAGTGTGTCACAGCGTTCGGAGACTGGATTGATTCTATCCTTGAATTTTCCCAAAGTCTTCATCGCATGAAGCTGgatgtctcctctttctcttgccTCGCAGCCCTCGTCATCATCACCG aTCGACTTGGGCTGAGGGAGTCAAAGCGAATGGAGGACTTACAGAACCAGCTGATCAGTTGCCTCAAAGATCACGTCTCCACTTGTGGACTGTCCTTGCCGCCCGGTCACCTGTCACGGTTGTTAGGGAAGCTGCCCGAGCTCAGGACTCTTTGTATTCAGGGACTTCAGAGAATCTTTTATCTCAAACTCGAAGAACTGGTCCCTCCTCCACCAATCATTGAGAAAATCTTCATGGATACACTTACTTTTTAA